One window from the genome of Sphingomicrobium arenosum encodes:
- a CDS encoding tyrosine-type recombinase/integrase codes for MAKLNAPRYFRVKQTKNGPAYYWEPPYWARKGAVRHGVACPVVATALGRDLAAAFEKAERLNQALDEWRNGEAKTDLFPGTVAWLFRWYQQSEWFLKLAPKTKSDYRKLMKAIADTPMKRGVFGERNAGSVTATAADNLYKIFKERGRRQATYAMTVCRAIWNRANRYPETTGIADGSNPFKGMALDHRVKKGNLAATREQYDRYRAAAKELGFQSMAAAAALAFELVQRASDCFGFEDPEDPDGNEVEPEERGIRWVDYQAEEWILVRQHKTGKLIDIPLTDFSGSDRMRLYPELESELKIVADAAPTKDGLIILEERNGQPYKPRRMSTVHRRICEHAGLPKSLTFTSFRHGGATELGNAGEVDIRSISGHSQVSTTLLYNKTNPEKARRLARSRRAHIERIAGASESSGGSDG; via the coding sequence TTGGCTAAGCTGAACGCGCCTCGCTATTTCCGCGTCAAGCAGACCAAGAATGGGCCTGCCTATTATTGGGAGCCGCCTTACTGGGCTCGTAAGGGTGCCGTGCGGCATGGTGTCGCATGCCCAGTCGTCGCCACCGCGCTGGGTCGCGACCTAGCGGCTGCATTCGAGAAGGCCGAGCGGCTGAACCAAGCGCTCGACGAATGGCGAAACGGTGAGGCCAAGACCGACCTCTTTCCTGGCACCGTAGCATGGCTATTCCGATGGTATCAGCAATCCGAATGGTTTCTCAAACTCGCCCCTAAGACGAAGTCTGATTACCGAAAGCTGATGAAGGCCATCGCCGACACGCCCATGAAGCGCGGCGTGTTCGGGGAGCGCAACGCCGGCAGCGTCACGGCAACGGCTGCGGACAACCTCTATAAGATCTTCAAGGAGAGGGGGCGGCGGCAGGCTACCTACGCCATGACGGTATGCCGTGCGATCTGGAACCGGGCGAACCGCTACCCCGAGACCACTGGCATTGCTGATGGTTCAAACCCCTTCAAGGGCATGGCGCTCGATCATCGAGTCAAAAAGGGCAACCTCGCGGCGACGCGAGAGCAATACGATCGATATCGAGCTGCGGCGAAGGAGCTCGGCTTCCAGTCGATGGCCGCCGCCGCTGCGCTTGCCTTCGAGCTCGTGCAGCGCGCCTCCGACTGCTTCGGTTTCGAGGATCCAGAAGACCCAGATGGAAATGAAGTTGAGCCTGAAGAGCGCGGGATCCGCTGGGTGGATTACCAGGCCGAGGAATGGATCCTGGTTCGTCAACACAAAACGGGCAAGCTGATCGACATTCCGCTCACAGACTTCAGCGGCTCGGATCGAATGCGCCTATATCCGGAGCTTGAGAGCGAACTGAAGATCGTTGCCGACGCTGCTCCAACCAAAGACGGCCTGATCATTCTCGAGGAGCGAAACGGGCAGCCGTACAAGCCCCGGAGGATGAGCACCGTTCACCGTCGCATCTGTGAGCATGCCGGCCTTCCCAAGAGCCTGACATTCACGAGCTTCCGGCACGGTGGCGCTACCGAGCTAGGGAACGCCGGCGAGGTCGATATCCGGTCGATCAGTGGCCACAGCCAGGTCAGCACGACGCTTCTCTACAACAAAACGAACCCGGAGAAAGCGCGGCGACTGGCTCGCAGCCGGCGCGCTCACATCGAGCGCATTGCCGGCGCGAGCGAATCCTCGGGAGGCAGCGATGGGTGA
- a CDS encoding MerR family transcriptional regulator: MTQLPLFDVQPELTARGACPGGGQGEGMKSEDDVQSSEEKEMSEGLSATITTAHDVPHYVTAWPMGLTYDQALAYTSASPSQMRRWQQDGRVVFHRVGRNGRRVAYRPHLDALLEERFKGATRIEEDFDFG; encoded by the coding sequence ATGACGCAACTGCCGCTCTTCGATGTCCAACCCGAACTCACCGCCCGAGGCGCATGCCCGGGCGGTGGGCAAGGGGAGGGGATGAAGTCCGAGGACGATGTACAATCGTCTGAGGAAAAAGAGATGAGCGAAGGGCTCAGCGCCACCATCACGACGGCGCATGACGTTCCGCACTATGTCACTGCGTGGCCCATGGGGCTCACCTACGACCAGGCGCTCGCTTACACATCCGCATCGCCATCGCAGATGCGGCGCTGGCAGCAAGATGGTCGGGTGGTCTTTCACCGTGTCGGTCGTAACGGCCGACGGGTCGCCTATCGACCTCATCTCGATGCGCTTTTGGAAGAACGCTTCAAAGGCGCCACCAGGATCGAAGAGGATTTCGATTTTGGCTAA
- a CDS encoding thermonuclease family protein: MSIALFAAAMVCHDPRVVDGDTIRCRDQGLVRMLAIDAPDRTSSRPCRQGRSHYVCDDAAARASTQSLDRMLVGRVTIHPVTRDRYGRMVARVEANGRDLSCAQIVAGHARYVERFDNSGLIAARCF, translated from the coding sequence ATGAGTATTGCTTTGTTTGCCGCCGCCATGGTCTGTCACGACCCGCGCGTCGTGGATGGCGACACGATCCGCTGCCGCGATCAAGGTCTCGTCCGCATGCTTGCCATCGATGCGCCCGATCGCACCAGCTCCCGCCCGTGCAGGCAGGGTCGCTCCCACTATGTATGCGACGATGCGGCCGCGCGCGCATCGACCCAGAGCCTCGACCGAATGCTTGTCGGCCGGGTCACTATTCATCCCGTCACGCGAGATCGCTACGGACGAATGGTCGCGAGGGTCGAGGCCAATGGTCGCGACCTCAGCTGTGCGCAAATTGTCGCGGGCCATGCCCGCTACGTTGAACGGTTCGACAATAGCGGCCTGATCGCCGCGCGATGCTTTTAA
- a CDS encoding response regulator transcription factor, producing MTESARILLVEDEPTLATQIAAGLRREAWVVDHVGCLSDAIEALLTASFRLILLDRRLPDGDGLALVKVAKSRPSPPAIIFLTARDQIEDRVEGLDAGAEDYLVKPFALNELLARVRAACRRQPQGMADHRITVGRLAFVPTTREVEIAGRPIRLPRRELLLLELLAARAGRVVQRDRLDAEIYGFETNVSSNALETHVSRLRRRLVDLEAGATIVTVRGVGYMLRPL from the coding sequence ATGACCGAAAGCGCGCGCATCTTGCTCGTAGAAGACGAGCCTACCCTCGCAACGCAGATTGCAGCCGGCCTGCGCCGCGAGGCGTGGGTGGTCGATCATGTGGGCTGCCTGTCCGATGCCATCGAAGCCCTTCTGACGGCGTCCTTTCGCCTCATCCTCCTTGATCGTAGACTGCCCGATGGGGACGGCCTGGCGCTGGTGAAGGTCGCAAAGTCGCGGCCCTCGCCGCCAGCAATCATATTCCTCACCGCCAGGGACCAGATCGAAGATCGGGTCGAAGGCCTGGATGCCGGTGCCGAGGATTATCTGGTCAAGCCGTTCGCCCTCAATGAATTGCTCGCGCGCGTGCGAGCAGCGTGTCGTCGTCAACCGCAGGGCATGGCCGATCATCGAATTACGGTGGGACGGCTCGCCTTCGTGCCAACGACGAGGGAAGTCGAAATCGCGGGACGGCCGATCAGATTGCCACGGCGCGAATTGCTGCTCCTCGAATTGCTCGCGGCACGCGCTGGCCGGGTCGTGCAGCGTGATCGTCTCGATGCCGAAATCTACGGATTTGAAACGAACGTCTCGTCCAACGCCCTGGAAACCCATGTCTCGAGATTGCGTCGCCGATTGGTGGATCTCGAAGCAGGCGCGACCATCGTCACGGTTCGCGGGGTCGGTTACATGCTGCGCCCGCTATGA
- the rodA gene encoding rod shape-determining protein RodA, with protein MMLSMIPQPLARLPWTLITLVLLIGCFGIAHLYSAAGGSVQPWALRQGVIFFALLLVALGISYVPESWVKLLTPIGYVTVLGLLVLVEVAGHVGMGAQRWIDLGFMKLQPSEFMKPVIVLMLARFYELLPTGDIRKWRAIWPAAILIGLPVGLTLIQPDLGTALALAFGGVMVMFLAGLPWWYFAGGLAAMAAVIPIAIQFLEPYQQRRILIFLEPEADPLGAGYNLTQSKIAIGSGGLWGKGYMNGSQSHLQYLPEGHTDFAFSAIVEEWGLVGGVVLILAFAGVILWGMRVARRAKGRFAQLAAAGLTMTIFFYVCINLMMVMGLAPVVGIPLPLVSFGGSAVMTIMLMIGLLIAFDRQAKSAARARRGGLNS; from the coding sequence ATGATGCTCTCCATGATCCCCCAGCCGCTGGCGAGGCTGCCATGGACGCTCATCACGCTCGTCCTCCTGATCGGGTGTTTCGGCATAGCCCACCTCTATTCGGCCGCCGGCGGTTCGGTGCAGCCCTGGGCGCTGCGCCAAGGCGTCATCTTCTTTGCGCTGCTCTTGGTCGCGCTCGGGATCAGCTACGTCCCCGAAAGCTGGGTCAAGCTGCTGACCCCGATCGGTTACGTTACCGTCCTTGGTCTGCTGGTCCTCGTCGAGGTGGCGGGCCATGTCGGCATGGGCGCGCAGCGCTGGATCGACCTCGGGTTCATGAAACTCCAGCCATCGGAATTCATGAAGCCCGTCATCGTCCTCATGCTCGCCCGCTTCTACGAACTCCTGCCGACGGGTGACATCCGCAAGTGGCGCGCCATCTGGCCCGCCGCGATCCTCATCGGGCTTCCCGTGGGCCTCACCCTCATCCAGCCCGACCTCGGCACCGCGCTCGCGCTCGCCTTTGGCGGCGTGATGGTCATGTTTCTCGCTGGCCTTCCATGGTGGTATTTCGCCGGGGGCCTCGCCGCCATGGCCGCGGTCATCCCCATCGCCATCCAGTTCCTCGAACCCTATCAGCAGCGCCGCATCCTCATCTTCCTCGAGCCCGAGGCCGATCCGCTGGGTGCCGGCTACAACCTCACCCAATCGAAAATCGCGATCGGGTCGGGCGGATTGTGGGGCAAGGGCTATATGAACGGCTCGCAAAGCCACCTCCAATATCTCCCCGAAGGCCACACCGACTTCGCTTTCTCGGCCATCGTCGAAGAATGGGGTCTTGTCGGGGGGGTCGTACTGATCCTCGCCTTCGCAGGGGTCATCCTGTGGGGCATGCGTGTCGCACGCCGCGCCAAGGGGCGGTTCGCCCAGCTTGCCGCCGCCGGCCTGACCATGACGATTTTCTTCTATGTTTGCATCAACCTGATGATGGTGATGGGGCTCGCGCCCGTGGTCGGCATTCCGCTCCCGCTTGTCAGTTTCGGCGGCTCGGCGGTGATGACCATCATGCTCATGATCGGCCTCCTCATCGCCTTCGACCGGCAGGCCAAGAGCGCCGCCCGCGCGCGGCGCGGCGGACTCAACAGCTAA
- a CDS encoding DUF3320 domain-containing protein: MSRPLMNKSNADLSRMANELSDNAAELDLISFELKRRDSKSARALRGEVEARLAALKIGSTPDEVQTTPEIKSDSVQCSVSIAADVAEKIGFVSHQNSVPPLRSIALTNDQDVTLENLRLSLRSEPDFLEKREWKIDRIGPNDTLHINDRRVEINGSYTRGLSESERGQLILELTDEDGEQVAQEKFPVELLAYDEWGGATAMPELLAAFSMPNDPSIDRLLKSASEILRRAGKDGSIDGYKSGDRRRIYELASAIWTAVCDLELSYAVPPASFEEQGQKVRTPGSVMRGRLATCLDTALLFTSALEQAGLHPLIVLTKGHAFAGLWLQPTEFADLVTDSAGSVRNRIELDEVIVFETTLVADNPPACFSDAVAEARRQIEAITSPDFFTLIDIHRGRMQKLRPLSVFSEKPDDSESVSKRSHALDLAPRSLPKSFDLADGGAEEADAATDKIIEWQRKLLDLTARNRLLNLPKQGSVLELVCPDPGRLEDLLADGKDIKIRPVPDLEIGGRDVELHRQRSKEDLLIEHARQGLERGEIYSELDKKKLDAALIKLYRAAKSDLEEGGANTLYLAMGFLEWKKDPSEQKTYRAPLILLPVSLKRRSARADMKLCAHSDDARFNMTLVELLKEDFALELPGLDRELPSDDSGIDVHGVWNHVRQKIKDSSGFEVRNDIVLGIFSFSKYLMWKDLRDRAEQLKQNRVVRHLIEGGSQSFASTLSPDREPMVEAKVLDKAVRPENLFAPLPADSSQLAAVVASGQGYDFVLDGPPGTGKSQTIANMIAHNLALGKRVLFVSEKRAALDVVYRRLEAIGLGEFCLELHSHKSAKSEVIRQLDEAWNARGALSPEEWSNETQRLEQLRDQLNVVAGALHKQYSNGMTVHDAVWRSIRDDDELVPALEWPASTEHSQHEVEAFKQSVRMLELTFQDLRAVDPLVIENVELTEWSNVAQASLVAVAKELTKANRELSKIVPQFCKASGLPFAIECFAEAADAKEVISDIGSMAGADLKFAFEPNSREIIEAINAYATGLQDYRDLRAELSTEYGLEAEGDIDTAAFSRSWGEAGERFWFFEDLAKRKIIRELGAAGKTSARPDPGKDLPILERLRTKRAGLEVFGAKLAKASISVGLNSDPSELFRMADLARIAKKTIQRSASNADDLSRWNTQLRKLIVDANDLLHEGSHLSHIIGDFREAIQNWSASEQRFLEIGGTSLADRSFSDVDSILEAIGSNSRALQSICHWNKAKREAESSGLGQLVELIEGGLPEGVAVPLFETAYAKWFATWAIDGEPLLRQFNARIHEDAIDRFRAQTDAVQDLTSKIVRARLCSNLPEPGDVARKSGFGILKHEIAKKRRHKAVRQLAEEMGEDFTKLAPCMLMSPLSIAQYLPADQALFDIVIFDEASQITPWDAVGSIARGRQLVLAGDDKQMPPTNFFTKGTAVAIDDDLGDLDSILEECQGAGIPPRSLNWHYRSRHDSLIAFSNSRYYGNNLVTFPAPETRASAVSWRRVDGIYAKGRGQTNAIEAKAIVEEVKSQLSGVKPGAKTLGVVTLNSQQQELILDLLETERSRNAALDAHFSDDLEEPIFVKNLETVQGDERDIIILGVTFGPIEPEAQSMSMNFGPLNRDGGERRLNVAITRARQEMILFTSFDASMIDLSRTSATAIRDLKHFIEYADKGPRALAEAHQGSVGATESPFEDAVKAMLEKRGWITRPQIGVSSYRIDLGVVHPDRPGDFLAGIECDGAMYHSALTARDRDKVRQAVLEGLGWRILRIWSTDFWIDADKAIERVHERLMDLLELGREGEIAASELNGRQYSDATDSALVETENADDPEERSDEPVTTASREESAGENVETTLNDDALFARRESEFQSSPSEAVRTEYRRADLVSFTDQLEPDRFHDVLYTPVLKGMISAIVEVEAPIQLSSLSTRIARAHGFMRTGGQIMARIRKIAKSVAHLTTEASGAEVIWARESDEGQLSTWRIPTDDDEKRPIEEIPDAELRVAGRYYGDEDDPAKAIAEAYGFSRLRAPSRRRIEGALRI, encoded by the coding sequence ATGTCGCGTCCGCTTATGAACAAGTCCAATGCAGATTTATCGCGGATGGCGAATGAGCTGTCCGATAATGCTGCGGAACTCGACCTGATTTCCTTTGAGCTTAAGAGGCGTGATTCCAAGTCTGCGAGAGCTCTCAGAGGCGAGGTCGAGGCGCGTCTAGCGGCATTGAAAATTGGTTCGACGCCCGACGAAGTTCAAACAACTCCTGAAATCAAGAGCGACAGCGTGCAATGCTCGGTTTCAATAGCCGCCGACGTGGCAGAAAAGATTGGGTTTGTTTCGCACCAGAATTCTGTGCCTCCCCTAAGGTCCATCGCTCTGACGAACGATCAAGACGTCACACTCGAGAATCTTAGGCTTTCCCTTCGATCGGAACCGGACTTCCTAGAAAAGCGCGAATGGAAAATCGATCGCATCGGGCCGAACGATACGCTTCACATCAACGATCGCCGCGTCGAGATAAACGGTTCCTATACCCGCGGTCTAAGCGAAAGTGAGCGAGGACAGCTCATATTGGAACTCACCGATGAAGATGGTGAGCAGGTCGCCCAGGAGAAGTTCCCGGTTGAGCTTCTGGCCTATGATGAGTGGGGCGGGGCAACTGCAATGCCCGAACTCCTGGCGGCGTTCTCGATGCCGAATGATCCGTCGATTGATCGCCTTCTCAAGTCCGCCTCGGAAATCCTGCGCCGAGCTGGCAAAGATGGATCGATCGACGGGTATAAGTCCGGTGATCGCCGGCGCATCTACGAACTCGCATCAGCTATCTGGACTGCCGTATGCGATCTCGAGCTGAGCTATGCGGTTCCCCCCGCGAGTTTCGAGGAGCAGGGCCAGAAGGTACGCACGCCTGGCTCGGTGATGCGCGGACGGCTCGCGACCTGTCTCGACACTGCGCTCCTTTTCACGTCTGCGCTAGAACAGGCGGGTCTCCATCCGCTGATCGTGCTTACGAAGGGTCATGCCTTTGCAGGGCTGTGGCTCCAGCCCACTGAATTCGCCGATCTCGTCACCGATAGCGCGGGAAGCGTGCGCAACCGAATTGAGCTAGACGAGGTGATTGTTTTCGAAACGACCTTGGTCGCCGACAATCCTCCCGCGTGCTTCAGCGACGCGGTTGCCGAGGCCCGCCGCCAAATCGAGGCAATCACGTCCCCAGACTTTTTCACGCTTATCGATATTCATCGCGGCCGTATGCAGAAGCTACGACCGCTTTCCGTGTTCTCCGAAAAGCCTGATGATTCGGAGAGCGTTAGCAAGCGGTCGCATGCTCTGGATCTGGCCCCCCGCTCGCTCCCCAAATCATTTGACCTCGCTGACGGCGGGGCTGAGGAAGCGGACGCAGCCACCGACAAAATCATAGAATGGCAGCGAAAACTCCTCGACCTGACTGCTCGCAATCGCCTTCTGAATCTTCCGAAGCAAGGCTCGGTACTCGAGCTCGTCTGCCCCGATCCCGGGCGCCTTGAAGACCTGTTGGCTGATGGGAAGGACATCAAAATCCGGCCAGTGCCAGATCTGGAAATCGGCGGGCGCGATGTCGAACTACATCGTCAACGCAGTAAGGAAGACCTTCTTATCGAGCATGCGCGACAGGGGCTCGAAAGAGGTGAAATCTACAGTGAGCTCGACAAGAAGAAACTCGATGCTGCTCTGATCAAACTCTATCGCGCTGCGAAGTCTGACCTTGAAGAGGGTGGGGCAAATACGCTGTACCTCGCCATGGGTTTTCTTGAATGGAAGAAAGACCCGAGCGAGCAGAAAACCTATCGCGCGCCCCTCATCCTTCTTCCCGTCAGCCTAAAGCGTCGCAGCGCACGGGCAGATATGAAACTTTGCGCCCATAGCGATGACGCGCGCTTCAACATGACGCTGGTCGAGCTTTTGAAGGAGGATTTCGCTCTAGAGCTTCCCGGTCTGGACAGAGAGCTGCCCTCCGATGACAGCGGGATCGATGTTCATGGCGTTTGGAACCACGTTCGGCAAAAGATCAAAGACTCTTCGGGCTTCGAAGTCAGAAACGATATCGTTCTCGGTATCTTCTCCTTCTCCAAATATCTTATGTGGAAGGACTTGCGAGACCGAGCGGAGCAATTGAAACAAAACCGCGTCGTCCGGCATCTGATTGAAGGTGGGTCGCAAAGCTTCGCTTCCACGCTAAGTCCGGATCGCGAGCCAATGGTCGAAGCCAAGGTTTTGGACAAAGCCGTTCGCCCTGAAAACCTCTTCGCGCCTCTACCCGCAGACTCGTCGCAGCTCGCGGCCGTCGTCGCATCGGGGCAAGGCTACGACTTTGTTCTCGACGGCCCCCCGGGTACGGGCAAGTCCCAGACGATTGCGAACATGATTGCGCATAATCTCGCGCTGGGCAAACGAGTCCTTTTCGTCTCGGAAAAGCGCGCCGCGCTCGACGTTGTCTATCGGCGCCTCGAGGCGATTGGACTAGGGGAGTTTTGCCTCGAACTTCACTCGCATAAAAGCGCGAAGAGCGAAGTCATTCGCCAGTTGGACGAAGCTTGGAACGCGCGAGGCGCTTTGTCGCCTGAGGAATGGTCGAACGAAACCCAACGACTTGAGCAACTTCGCGATCAGCTTAACGTGGTCGCGGGCGCCCTTCATAAGCAATATTCCAACGGAATGACCGTGCATGACGCGGTCTGGCGTTCAATCCGCGACGACGATGAGCTGGTCCCTGCTCTGGAATGGCCAGCATCGACAGAGCATTCTCAACACGAGGTCGAGGCTTTCAAGCAATCCGTTAGGATGCTTGAGCTTACTTTTCAGGACCTGAGAGCAGTCGATCCGTTGGTGATCGAGAATGTCGAGCTGACCGAATGGAGTAATGTCGCTCAAGCCAGCTTGGTTGCGGTCGCGAAAGAATTAACGAAAGCCAACAGAGAGCTATCGAAAATCGTGCCCCAATTCTGCAAGGCGAGTGGTCTACCGTTCGCCATTGAATGCTTCGCAGAGGCGGCCGATGCAAAGGAGGTGATCTCCGATATCGGTTCGATGGCGGGCGCCGACTTGAAGTTTGCGTTCGAACCCAACAGCCGGGAGATCATCGAGGCGATCAACGCTTATGCAACGGGCCTGCAAGACTATCGGGACCTTCGAGCTGAGCTGAGCACAGAGTATGGCCTTGAAGCCGAAGGCGACATCGATACGGCGGCTTTCTCCAGATCGTGGGGTGAGGCTGGCGAGAGGTTTTGGTTTTTTGAGGACCTGGCCAAAAGGAAAATCATCCGCGAGCTCGGCGCCGCAGGGAAAACCTCTGCAAGGCCGGACCCGGGAAAAGATCTCCCGATCCTTGAACGACTGAGAACGAAGCGCGCGGGGCTGGAGGTATTTGGCGCAAAGCTTGCGAAGGCCTCAATTTCGGTCGGTCTCAATAGCGACCCGAGCGAACTGTTCCGGATGGCGGATCTAGCGCGCATTGCCAAAAAAACCATTCAGCGCAGCGCATCAAATGCAGACGACCTTTCCAGATGGAATACGCAGCTTCGAAAACTGATCGTTGATGCCAATGACTTGCTGCATGAGGGCAGCCATCTCTCACATATCATTGGCGACTTTCGCGAAGCGATCCAAAACTGGTCGGCGTCGGAACAGCGATTCCTAGAAATCGGCGGAACGTCGTTAGCCGATCGGTCCTTTTCGGATGTTGACAGCATTCTCGAGGCGATCGGTTCGAATTCTCGGGCGCTGCAGAGCATTTGCCATTGGAATAAGGCAAAGCGCGAAGCTGAAAGCAGTGGTCTGGGGCAGTTGGTCGAGCTGATTGAAGGTGGCTTGCCTGAAGGCGTGGCAGTGCCGCTGTTCGAAACAGCTTACGCGAAATGGTTCGCAACGTGGGCGATCGATGGTGAGCCACTGCTACGCCAATTCAATGCCCGGATCCATGAAGATGCCATCGACAGATTTAGAGCGCAGACAGACGCCGTTCAGGACCTGACGTCGAAGATCGTTCGGGCACGGCTTTGCTCGAATTTGCCTGAACCAGGCGACGTCGCTCGGAAATCCGGTTTCGGCATTCTCAAGCATGAGATTGCGAAGAAACGGAGGCATAAGGCGGTACGCCAGCTGGCGGAAGAGATGGGAGAGGATTTTACCAAGCTGGCACCATGCATGCTGATGAGCCCCCTGAGCATCGCGCAGTACCTACCGGCCGATCAGGCGCTTTTCGATATCGTCATTTTCGATGAAGCCTCGCAGATTACGCCCTGGGACGCCGTCGGCTCTATCGCGCGCGGCCGACAACTAGTATTGGCCGGTGACGACAAGCAAATGCCGCCTACCAACTTCTTCACAAAGGGCACAGCCGTTGCGATCGATGACGATCTCGGGGATCTCGATAGTATTCTGGAAGAATGCCAAGGAGCCGGAATACCGCCGAGGAGCTTGAACTGGCACTATCGGAGCCGCCACGACAGCCTGATAGCCTTCAGTAACTCGCGCTACTACGGCAATAATCTCGTCACTTTCCCCGCACCCGAGACTCGCGCAAGTGCGGTATCGTGGCGTCGGGTTGACGGCATTTACGCCAAGGGCCGCGGTCAGACCAACGCGATCGAGGCCAAGGCCATCGTCGAGGAAGTAAAATCTCAGCTTTCTGGCGTGAAGCCGGGGGCGAAGACACTCGGTGTCGTAACGCTTAACAGCCAGCAGCAGGAACTCATTCTGGATCTGCTCGAAACCGAGCGGTCTCGCAACGCGGCGTTGGACGCCCACTTTTCGGATGACCTCGAAGAGCCGATTTTCGTAAAAAATCTGGAGACTGTCCAAGGTGACGAGCGCGACATTATCATTCTTGGCGTGACCTTTGGTCCGATCGAGCCCGAGGCGCAGTCAATGTCGATGAACTTCGGACCGCTCAACCGTGATGGCGGCGAACGACGCCTGAACGTTGCAATCACACGAGCTCGGCAGGAAATGATCCTCTTCACTAGCTTCGACGCCAGTATGATCGATCTGAGCCGTACAAGTGCCACCGCTATTCGTGATCTGAAGCACTTCATCGAATATGCCGATAAAGGTCCGCGTGCGCTCGCTGAAGCACATCAGGGCTCGGTCGGAGCGACAGAATCGCCGTTTGAAGATGCTGTGAAAGCGATGCTGGAGAAACGCGGCTGGATCACCCGTCCTCAGATTGGTGTTTCGAGCTACCGCATCGACCTGGGGGTTGTGCACCCCGATCGACCCGGGGACTTCTTGGCTGGAATCGAATGCGATGGGGCTATGTATCACAGCGCGTTGACGGCCCGCGACCGAGACAAGGTTCGACAGGCTGTACTTGAGGGATTGGGATGGAGGATCTTGAGGATCTGGTCGACCGATTTCTGGATTGATGCAGACAAGGCAATAGAGCGCGTTCACGAAAGACTCATGGACCTTCTTGAGCTGGGTCGAGAAGGTGAGATCGCCGCGAGTGAACTAAATGGGCGTCAATACTCAGATGCAACAGATAGCGCCTTGGTTGAAACCGAGAATGCAGATGATCCCGAAGAGCGTTCGGATGAGCCAGTCACGACAGCAAGCCGTGAGGAAAGCGCAGGAGAAAATGTCGAAACAACCTTAAACGACGACGCGCTATTCGCTCGCCGTGAATCAGAGTTTCAATCGAGCCCCTCAGAAGCCGTTCGAACGGAGTATCGCCGGGCAGACCTCGTATCATTTACCGACCAGCTGGAGCCCGATCGTTTTCATGATGTTCTCTATACACCGGTCTTGAAAGGGATGATCTCTGCCATTGTTGAGGTAGAGGCCCCAATTCAGCTTTCGTCGCTGTCGACCCGTATCGCGCGCGCGCACGGATTTATGCGCACGGGCGGTCAAATCATGGCTCGCATCCGGAAGATCGCAAAATCAGTCGCTCATCTCACGACAGAAGCCAGTGGTGCGGAGGTTATTTGGGCACGAGAAAGTGATGAGGGGCAGCTCTCAACCTGGCGCATTCCAACCGACGACGATGAAAAGCGGCCGATTGAGGAAATCCCGGACGCGGAACTACGAGTGGCAGGGCGCTATTATGGGGATGAAGACGATCCCGCAAAGGCTATTGCAGAGGCATACGGCTTTTCTCGTTTGCGGGCTCCATCAAGGCGACGGATCGAGGGCGCTTTGAGGATTTGA